One window from the genome of Cucumis melo cultivar AY chromosome 10, USDA_Cmelo_AY_1.0, whole genome shotgun sequence encodes:
- the LOC103495179 gene encoding uncharacterized protein LOC103495179 — MKEAQMVNDRNLALKLARMELVLAELKERGSSTSRKIVENERVVQLKTDFQMKQITIPIKGNYKKGEPPVKRLSDAEFRTRLDRGLCFRCNDNYSPGHRCKTKEKRELMFFILNEEEEAEEEHSKDEKEKRTVELKNLEITEGTEIELKTMTGLTSKGTMKLKGWVGDKKIVVLIDSEATYNFIHQSLAEELKMRLEQDTHFRVTIGDGTRCKGKGTCRRVELKLKEITIIADFLAVELGTVDAMLGMQWLDITGTMRIHWPSLTMTFWNEGRQIVLKGDPSLIKAECSLKTIEKTWEDDDRGFLLEWTNFEMTADDGYEKNQEMRGDEADIPMIRFLLHQYADIFETPKGLPPKREIDYRILTLPEQRPINARPYKYGHVQKEEIEKLVAEMLQTGVIRPSRSPYSSPVLLVKKKDGGWRFCVDYRKLNQATISDKFPIPVIEELLDELHGASVFSKLDLKSGYHQIRMKEEDIEKTAFRTHEGHYEFLIMSFGLTNAPTTFQSLMNQVFKPSLRRFVLVFFDDILVYNSDICEHEKHLGMVFAVLRDNQLYANKKKCVFALSDSVLGTPDIKGGGQS; from the coding sequence ATGAAAGAAGCACAAATGGTCAATGACAGAAACTTAGCCTTGAAATTGGCTAGAATGGAACTGGTATTGGCAGAACTGAAAGAGCGAGGATCGTCAACAAGCAGAAAGATAGTGGAAAATGAGAGAGTAGTACAACTCAAGACGGATTTCCAGATGAAACAAATTACTATACCCATTAAGGGCAATTACAAAAAGGGAGAACCGCCTGTCAAGAGGTTGTCTGATGCAGAATTTAGAACCAGGTTGGATCGAGGACTTTGTTTTCGGTGTAATGACAACTACTCTCCAGGCCATCGTTGCAAAACCAAGGAAAAAAGAGAATTGatgttctttattttaaatgaagaagaagaggctGAGGAAGAGCATAGCAAGgacgaaaaagaaaagagaactGTGGAGCTAAAGAACTTGGAAATCACAGAGGGCACTGAAATCGAACTAAAGACCATGACAGGTCTGACCTCAAAGGGTACCATGAAACTCAAAGGCTGGGTGGGAGATAAGAAAATTGTTGTGTTGATTGATAGTGAGGCGACCTACAACTTCATCCACCAGTCCTTAGCGGAAGAATTGAAAATGAGGCTGGAACAAGATACCCATTTTAGGGTTACTATTGGGGACGGAACTCGATGTAAAGGAAAAGGAACCTGCCGAAGGGTAGAATTGAAGCTAAAGGAGATCACTATCATAGCGGATTTTTTGGCAGTTGAGCTGGGGACGGTAGATGCGATGCTAGGAATGCAATGGTTGGATATAACAGGAACCATGAGGATTCATTGGCCTTCCCTGACGATGACTTTTTGGAATGAGGGCAGACAGATTGTTCTTAAGGGAGATCCTTCCCTCATTAAGGCTGAGTGTTCGTTGAAAACTATAGAGAAAACGTGGGAAGATGACGACCGGGGATTTTTGTTGGAATGGACAAACTTTGAAATGACAGCAGATGACGGTTATGAGAAAAACCAGGAAATGAGAGGTGACGAAGCAGACATACCTATGATCAGATTTTTATTACATCAATATGCCGATATCTTTGAGACACCCAAGGGCCTACCTCCCAAAAGAGAAATCGATTATCGTATCTTGACATTGCCCGAACAACGACCAATTAACGCGAGACCATATAAGTATGGACATGTACAGAAAGAAGAGATCGAAAAACTAGTAGCTGAAATGCTCCAAACTGGGGTCATTCGGCCTAGTCGCAGTCCCTATTCAAGCCCTGTTTTATtggtgaaaaagaaagatggaggATGGCGATTTTGTGTGGACTACCGAAAGTTGAATCAAGCCACAATCTCCGACAAATTTCCCATTCCAGTGATTGAAGAATTATTAGATGAACTACATGGAGCTTCCGTGTTCTCGAAGCTGGACCTCAAATCGGGGTATCATCAAATCAGAATGAAGGAGGAGGACATTGAAAAAACGGCTTTTCGCACTCATGAAGGCCACTATGAGTTTCTTATAATGTCGTTTGGGCTGACTAACGCCCCAACAACCTTCCAATCCTTGATGAACCAGGTTTTTAAACCTTCTCTGAGACGTTTTGTATTAGTATTTTTTGACGACATTTTAGTCTACAACAGTGATATATGTGAGCATGAGAAACACCTAGGGATGGTCTTTGCGGTTCTAAGGGATAACCAACTCTACGCAAATAAGAAGAAATGTGTTTTTGCACTCTCAGATTCAGTACTTGGGACACCAGATATCAAAGGAGGGGGTCAAAGTTGA